In Camelina sativa cultivar DH55 chromosome 17, Cs, whole genome shotgun sequence, the genomic stretch CGGACCATTACACAAACTTACTTTCTtccctaccaaaaaaaagggtTCCAACTTTACAAAACCCTTTTCACCATCATCCACCAAATTTAGCTCTGTTCATGATCTCTTCTCTACTTTGCTATATTCGACTTTTCTCCAAAGGCCGAACCGATACTTCTATGCACATATCCCTCCCTGGCTAGCACTCGCGCACACTGAGAAATTCTAGTTTCATGCACTAGAGCATGTACATCTTGCCCGATTGTCTTCAAGCGCCTGAccaaaaagtttaaattttcgGTTTCTTACAGAGTGAACAAAAGGATTCAAGAAATATTAGTGTGCGAGAATGTTACCTTCACTTGATCTTGCAGGTCCTTGATGTACTGAACCGCAAGATCCAGCATGTCTGCTGTGTTGGTTTGCTGCATATCAATTGAAGATGATAAATAcatttgagcaaaaaaaaacgTCAGCACACGAATATGAGAGAGGAAGATCGAGTAATCTAACCGTGTCCATGTTGGGAACAAGGTCTTGCAGCTTCCTCATTCTTTCACTGATCTTGGTTCTTCTCACCTATTCCACAACATTTTGTAAACACATATAATCTTTGGAGaaagaactaaatatataatcatggAATCAATGTCATCGACAGAAATAACAGGGGAAGAATTTACCCTCTCAGCAATGCTCCGAGGATGAGTGGCGCAACCACGCTTGGCTCTGATCTTACACGGGATAGAATCTGAGAGTAACTGTTCAATATCTGATAAAGACTTGGGCAAACTCATGTGATGCGCCAAAGGAGGACGTCTACTAGCTGAATCTTCATCCTGTTAAATTAAATTCCATCGGTACAACTCAATCaaacaagaacagaaacagatcGAATTCACAGCAAATCAAAGAATATCTCTCACTGTGAGTTCATTCATATCATACCTTGATTTTGTATTGATCTAGACCTCCAGATTGGGTCCTCGCAATAGCCGAAAGCTTAGAGGAAGCAGACCCTTCATTCCCAAAGGAACGATTAAACCCACCGGAAAGTGTCCGAGGCGGCAATCTAGACGAAAAAGCAGGCTTAACATCAACCTCAGAGATGGGACTCATCGCTCTAGAAACCGGAGGAAGCAGCTTGCTTCTAGGAGTAAGAGACGAAGCTTCAGTAGTATTGCTTGTGTTCATCACATTACCCCCACCAAAACCTCCCATACTCTTCATTACAGCCGCATACGCTACAAATACgcaacaaaacagaacaaaacagatTCACAAATTTTAGTGTTTAAACTACAACTAGTTGCTAATTATAGTATCCAATCTACAGTGACTTATTGAAATCCCAAAAAATACAAAGCAAGTTGCTTAATACAGTCCTATCAAATCGTAAGcatattctcaaaaaaaaagtttaaaaagtttCCAGATAAGGAAATAATTTCCCcttttaaaattagaaagaaaaaaaaagattcaaacctGTTTCAACATCAATGGATGAAAACAATCCGGCCGGCGAACTATTATGACGAGCTAGATTATTCACCGGAGGGGGAGTCCGATCATCTCTAGGTCTCTTCTTATTCTGACTTAAATTCCTCGAATCAGAAGTCACCGGAATCTCAACATCTCCGACCTCCATCGCCGGAATCTCAGTGTCTTCCCCCTCCTCTGTTTTAACCTCAGGAGGAGGAGGTTTCTTCTCAGTTCCGTCGCTGTTGAAAGCATGGTGAAGGAAGCTATCGACGTTGTTGCTAGTGTCGGTGGTTTGTAAAAAGCCAGATAAGATTCGCTCAGTCTCGGGACTCGTGGGTCGATCTAAGAACTCTTCGATCGATTCTCCGAAGTTAGAGAAATAAGAACTCGGTGCTGATTGGTAACGAATCAATCCTGAGTTTCTTGGTctttggtgttggtgttgatgaTCGTGTTGCTGGTGGTGGATTAGGAAGTGGTGTTGCTGGAATTCTGATTCCATCTTAGTAGCTTTtgagtttctctcttcttgacgagttatttttttattaaaagactTCGCCGGGGGAAGTATCGCTCGCCGGGGGTGATGAGATTTTTTTACCCGGCGgattaaattgattaaaattaaaaagagagaacgtgagagagaggaggagaagaagaaacaacaacagaggGCAGGTAGAGATTGGGATTTATTTATGAGTTGACAAAAGTACCCTTTGTGGTTTCGTTTTATTACGAGTGGAAACCTTGATGCTGACACGTGTGGCCCACGTGGGGACCacgttttaatttatttattattataacgttatgtgaaaaaaaaaatcttttttttcttggaaatgaaaaaaaaaaaaaaaaaagaatttgggatgtaaaaataaatttttttttgggtttgatgtTATGAATTTTTGTAAAAGTTATGGTATAGGCTTCCAAGTAGTGtaagattttataataatggCTATTAAATCGTTTTTTTCTCGTTTCGCGAAAAAACAAATTCAGCAgcttttttaatgtgtttttttttttttggactttatcttcttctttttttaatttgatttttaaaatccgCAATTATTGACATGATAcagaaatttcttaaaaaacaaagaagagaacagtgatattttaataaaacgaAGACTATAGAGAGTATTGTGGGATTTAAAGCTGTTGACTTATAAAGCTATAAAAATGGCTGAGAAAAAGGACATTTGTCGATATGACGCTTATTGAAATGAcggaaaactttaaaaaaggaaaacaaactaaaatatatgttttgtaataaactggaaaatataaataaaataaacatactaTAAAAAGATAGATTAAATGGAAAATAGTTGGAGAATCAGACAGGTGTTGTTGATATACCAATCTCGGGCTCCAAAATTTAGGGAACCTTTCAAGCGACTGAATCCAACTATTCACGCTTCAACACGTATGTACCCATCGTTTAAAATATAGACACGTAATGtacttacatttttttgtaCTATAATATACTAAGTCTATGATAAGTTACTAATTAAGAACACAAGTAATTATTAAATCGATAAATTCAAGATAATAATGCATACAAGTATACAACTAGTAATACATATCCGAACCATATTTCAATAACTACGTTATATTGCTTGTTTTGGAAAACAACTTAAAAGGTCCAATAGGCCTGAACTTTTTATACTATCTCaagaaataattaatgttaTAAAGTGGAATAGATATGTTCTATCTATTCAAAGAAGTGCCAACGATAGTGGTTTTCAAACCGGTTTGATTGGTTAATCAGACTGGTTGAATGTGATCTAGTAAATTAATAGTTTAACCGTGATTCGAA encodes the following:
- the LOC104758410 gene encoding transcription factor bHLH122-like, translated to MESEFQQHHFLIHHQQHDHQHQHQRPRNSGLIRYQSAPSSYFSNFGESIEEFLDRPTSPETERILSGFLQTTDTSNNVDSFLHHAFNSDGTEKKPPPPEVKTEEGEDTEIPAMEVGDVEIPVTSDSRNLSQNKKRPRDDRTPPPVNNLARHNSSPAGLFSSIDVETAYAAVMKSMGGFGGGNVMNTSNTTEASSLTPRSKLLPPVSRAMSPISEVDVKPAFSSRLPPRTLSGGFNRSFGNEGSASSKLSAIARTQSGGLDQYKIKDEDSASRRPPLAHHMSLPKSLSDIEQLLSDSIPCKIRAKRGCATHPRSIAERVRRTKISERMRKLQDLVPNMDTQTNTADMLDLAVQYIKDLQDQVKALEDNRARCTCSSA